One window of Vitis riparia cultivar Riparia Gloire de Montpellier isolate 1030 chromosome 5, EGFV_Vit.rip_1.0, whole genome shotgun sequence genomic DNA carries:
- the LOC117913942 gene encoding uncharacterized protein LOC117913942, translated as MQSHQLHNPLEVVHSLDQEIGPSDNASDPNVKPFSLRQYVHATRERDISLNWPFPERYLKTCLKHGIINVLPPLESHDPTKDQSLRKDVGLSCSQEEKATDVSVQNNVTSINKDLSCSQVEEGNVVSTQNTVMNTSEDKINKASCNLYFDESVAGVSREVCQSLSNSRFKCGEDNQLSPDTVLEPVVVGIQSSTTAPSLHSQDGHSTEALTSPKRFRHKQRKRKRKLKKRSMVEICAVAKHRTLEDLEKSYRLGCDSVTPQEIFGEENVQMTHVDHGCKLELTEDCSEKKYQSNHDAAADEMLSSKRKREVKFKFSRCKPKSWDKKFKLSKVADIKDPGSSAAKSTAN; from the exons ATGCAGTCTCATCAGCTACATAACCCACTGGAGGTTGTGCATTCTCTGGACCAAGAAATAGGCCCCAGTGATAATGCCAGTGACCCAAATGTTAAGCCATTCTCTTTGAG GCAATATGTCCATGCCACTCGTGAAAGGGATATTTCTCTCAATTGGCCATTTCCAGAGAGATATCTAAAAACCTGTCTAAAGCATGGCATCATCAATGTGTTGCCACCCCTTGAATCCCATGATCCAACTAAGGATCAATCACTCAGAAAAGATGTGGGTTTAAGTTGTTCTCAAGAAGAGAAAGCTACTGATGTTTCAGTCCAGAATAATGTGACAAGCATCAATAAGGATTTAAGCTGTTCTCAAGTAGAGGAAGGAAATGTTGTTTCCACCCAAAACACTGTTATGAATACCAGTGAGGATAAAATTAACAAAGCTAGTTGCAATTTATACTTTGATGAATCAGTTGCAGGAGTTTCCAGGGAAGTCTGCCAGTCTCTCTCTAACAGTAGGTTCAAGTGCGGAGAAGACAACCAACTTAGTCCTGATACTGTTCTTGAGCCCGTAGTTGTGGGAATTCAATCATCAACTACTGCACCAAGTTTGCATTCCCAAGATGGCCACAGCACTGAAGCACTGACTTCCCCTAAGAGGTTCAGGCACAAACAAAGAAAACGTAAGAGGAAACTTAAGAAACGATCAATGGTTGAAATCTGTGCTGTGGCAAAGCATCGCACTTTAGAGGACCTGGAGAAGAGTTACAGGTTGGGCTGTGATTCAGTGACACCCCAGGAGATTTTTGGTGAAGAAAACGTGCAAATGACTCATGTTGATCATGGTTGCAAACTGGAACTAACTGAGGACTGCTCAGAGAAGAAGTATCAAAGCAATCATGATGCAGCTGCAGATGAAATGTTATCAAGCAAAAGAAAGCGAGAAGTAAAGTTCAAGTTCAGCAGATGCAAACCTAAGTCATGGGACAAAAAATTCAAGTTGTCTAAAGTAGCTGACATAAAG
- the LOC117915101 gene encoding voltage-gated hydrogen channel 1, with translation MASSQIQQSPLPTTTITIESIESSLQNLIKNWQRRQRWQRWQHVFSSRQQNDLGHHKRAPWRIHLASFLESTPVHVFSICLLLTDLIFTVLELSSSLLSCSTKENKKGETWYHWVGIGLLGLLCIKSIALAIALGFSFFWRPGYVVDGAVVIGALFLEAFLEGKGGGLLVVVSLWRVVRVVESVFELSDEAIEAQIEAVLREFEALRGENRRLLEVIGEKDKLIEKLQEELDHCKQACN, from the coding sequence ATGGCTTCCTCTCAAATTCAACAATCACCACTTCCCACCACCACAATCACCATTGAGTCCATtgaatcgtctcttcaaaatcTCATCAAGAACTGGCAGAGGAGGCAGAGATGGCAGCGATGGCAGCATGTGTTCAGCTCTAGACAACAAAATGATCTTGGTCACCATAAGAGAGCTCCATGGAGAATCCACCTTGCCAGTTTCCTAGAGTCAACCCCTGTCCATGTTTTCTCTATTTGTTTGCTTCTCACAGACCTCATATTTACTGTCCTTGAACTTTCCTCCTCTCTACTGTCCTGCTCTACCAAGGAGAACAAGAAGGGAGAAACTTGGTACCATTGGGTTGGGATTGGCTTACTTGGCCTGCTTTGTATAAAGAGCATTGCACTGGCTATAGCGCTTGGGTTTTCGTTCTTTTGGCGACCCGGGTATGTGGTTGATGGCGCAGTTGTGATCGGGGCATTGTTCTTGGAAGCCTTTCTGGAGGGGAAAGGAGGAGGGTTGCTTGTGGTGGTGAGCTTGTGGAGGGTGGTGAGGGTGGTGGAGAGCGTGTTCGAGCTGAGTGATGAGGCCATTGAAGCACAGATTGAAGCGGTTTTACGCGAGTTTGAGGCACTAAGGGGTGAGAACAGAAGACTATTAGAAGTGATCGGTGAGAAGGACAAATTGATTGAGAAGCTCCAAGAAGAACTCGATCACTGCAAACaggcttgtaattaa